The Candidatus Methanomethylophilaceae archaeon genome includes a window with the following:
- a CDS encoding DNA primase translates to MNIDPNTTKYMVKAKITADGIIEKPDVVGAIFGQTEGLLGDELDLRDLQKSGRIGRIEVEVVSKGGKSEGIIYMSSSLDQVETVILASALETVDRVGPCKAGIRVLGIEDVRVTKREKVVERAKELLNELIKQSKGSSYDLMDSVRQSVQIEEITSYGKDRCPAGPDVKNSDTPIIIVEGRSDVLNLLKAGIKNAIAVEGTNIPKTVQDLSRERVATAFVDGDRGGELILRELFQVAEVDFIARAPRAHEVEELTSKQIIKCLRNKIPGDQYMEMNGLITEEGALEEELEEPEYESEYRERKERDRRDKYEDRDDERRDRRDKRDESRRDRKDRRDKYEDRDDERRDRRDRKDRRDKYEDRDEEEDHRKPRFDDSAIDKYKKKKDESESLSMIEGPEAPAMIGAAEEKILIEAAETPDMIAEPAKEIDDSKEPVSEEKKPAEKPKTRRTLRGKKSSDKVLTPEQTEFRDMLLDLSTTHNAKILGEGNALIREVAVKNLVNSLKEDSGGAIAIVFDGVISQRILDISAEKGIYTVIGTRKGNISKMPAEITILTKEDLY, encoded by the coding sequence ATGAATATCGATCCGAATACAACGAAATACATGGTTAAAGCGAAGATCACCGCCGACGGGATCATTGAGAAACCTGACGTCGTCGGCGCCATCTTCGGCCAGACCGAGGGGCTTCTTGGCGACGAGCTCGACCTCAGAGACCTCCAGAAATCCGGAAGAATCGGCAGGATAGAGGTGGAAGTCGTCTCGAAAGGAGGCAAATCCGAGGGTATCATCTATATGTCCTCCAGTTTGGACCAGGTCGAGACAGTCATCCTCGCATCCGCTCTGGAAACGGTCGACCGCGTAGGGCCCTGCAAAGCGGGCATCCGCGTTCTGGGAATCGAGGACGTAAGGGTCACAAAGAGGGAGAAGGTCGTCGAACGCGCCAAAGAGCTTCTCAATGAGCTCATCAAACAGTCCAAGGGATCCAGCTACGACCTCATGGACAGCGTCAGGCAGAGCGTCCAGATAGAGGAAATTACTTCGTACGGAAAAGACAGGTGCCCCGCCGGGCCCGACGTGAAGAATTCGGACACCCCCATCATCATCGTCGAAGGCAGATCCGACGTCCTCAACCTTCTGAAAGCCGGCATCAAGAACGCCATTGCCGTAGAGGGGACCAACATCCCCAAGACCGTCCAGGACCTTTCCAGAGAAAGGGTCGCCACCGCTTTCGTGGACGGGGACAGAGGCGGAGAGCTGATCCTCAGAGAGCTCTTCCAAGTCGCCGAAGTCGATTTCATCGCCCGCGCGCCTCGCGCCCACGAGGTCGAGGAGCTCACTTCCAAACAGATCATAAAATGCCTCCGCAACAAAATCCCCGGCGACCAATACATGGAGATGAACGGCCTCATCACCGAGGAGGGAGCACTGGAGGAAGAGCTGGAAGAGCCCGAATACGAGTCGGAATACCGCGAGCGCAAAGAGAGGGACAGGCGCGACAAGTACGAGGACCGCGACGACGAGAGGCGCGACCGCAGAGACAAGCGCGATGAAAGCCGCCGCGACAGGAAGGACAGGCGCGACAAGTACGAGGACCGCGACGACGAGAGGCGCGACCGCAGAGACAGGAAGGACAGGCGCGACAAGTACGAGGACCGCGACGAGGAGGAAGACCACAGGAAGCCTCGCTTCGACGACTCCGCCATCGACAAATACAAGAAAAAGAAGGACGAAAGCGAATCCCTGTCCATGATCGAAGGGCCCGAGGCCCCGGCCATGATCGGTGCGGCCGAGGAGAAGATCCTCATAGAGGCCGCCGAAACCCCCGATATGATCGCGGAGCCCGCCAAAGAGATCGATGATTCCAAAGAACCTGTATCCGAAGAGAAGAAGCCTGCCGAGAAACCTAAAACCAGAAGGACTCTCCGCGGAAAGAAGAGCTCCGACAAGGTTCTTACCCCCGAGCAGACCGAGTTCCGCGACATGCTCCTGGATCTCTCGACTACCCACAACGCGAAGATCCTGGGCGAGGGCAACGCTCTGATCAGAGAGGTTGCAGTCAAAAACCTGGTCAATTCCCTCAAAGAGGATTCCGGCGGGGCCATCGCCATCGTCTTCGACGGCGTGATCTCCCAGAGGATCCTCGACATCTCCGCCGAGAAAGGCATATACACCGTGATCGGAACCCGCAAAGGAAACATATCCAAGATGCCCGCGGAAATCACAATCCTCACCAAAGAGGACCTCTACTGA
- a CDS encoding AAA family ATPase, with amino-acid sequence MEMTEKIAAESWSVVEKMRSTEEILIPSDPLDRVLGQEEAIDLAKIAARQRRHLLLVGPPGTGKSMIARALSMNLPTPSHEVRVVENPENAERPFIEILDREEVEKEEALRSEPIGVLEDPEDAPPGVAEHLGYRCKNCGKISQPTDLSCPYCNYSKMSGGGRGNPFQDLMGNIGGLLGESVGQLTAGKEKVRTTRTTNGYEETVIFERAGEKIRMLDQAAIDKRSELTRTSNEKTLVKLNRNPFVLATGASETELLGDVRHDPYGGHEKLGTPAYERVIAGSIHEAHEGVLFVDEISHLGDLQRYILTAMQEKSFPIMGRNPQSAGASVKVEDVPCDFILVAACNMQDIENILSPLRSRIIGNGYEILVDIAMPDNDRNRAKYAQFVAQEVNLDGHIPHADIEAVKLIIEEGKRRARDDNQSNSLTLRLRELGGLIRSAGDIAVMEGSELITADHIRRALRRSRPVEDQIRERYGSYTSGLSKDVSSAQKERSGYYYQTDHVDDSMFS; translated from the coding sequence ATCGAAATGACAGAGAAAATAGCCGCAGAATCCTGGAGCGTCGTCGAGAAGATGCGCTCCACCGAAGAGATCCTCATCCCGTCCGATCCCCTTGACAGGGTCCTCGGACAGGAGGAAGCGATAGATCTCGCCAAAATAGCAGCCCGCCAGCGCAGGCATCTGCTCTTGGTGGGTCCGCCGGGCACTGGGAAATCCATGATAGCCCGCGCCCTCTCCATGAATCTCCCGACACCCTCCCACGAAGTGAGGGTCGTGGAGAACCCAGAGAACGCCGAGAGGCCCTTCATCGAGATCCTCGACAGAGAGGAGGTCGAAAAGGAAGAGGCCCTCAGAAGCGAGCCCATAGGAGTGCTGGAAGATCCGGAAGATGCGCCTCCCGGCGTGGCGGAGCACCTCGGATACAGATGCAAAAACTGCGGGAAGATATCCCAGCCAACCGATCTCAGCTGCCCCTACTGCAACTACAGCAAAATGAGCGGAGGAGGGAGAGGCAACCCGTTCCAGGACCTGATGGGAAACATCGGCGGCCTCCTCGGCGAATCCGTCGGCCAGCTGACCGCCGGAAAGGAGAAAGTCCGCACCACCCGCACCACGAACGGTTACGAGGAGACCGTGATCTTCGAGCGCGCCGGAGAGAAGATACGCATGCTCGACCAGGCGGCAATCGACAAGAGGAGCGAGCTCACCCGCACATCCAACGAGAAGACCTTGGTCAAGCTCAACAGGAACCCCTTCGTCCTCGCCACAGGAGCATCGGAGACCGAGCTGCTGGGGGACGTGAGGCACGACCCATACGGAGGCCACGAAAAGCTCGGCACCCCAGCGTACGAAAGGGTCATCGCGGGATCCATCCACGAAGCCCATGAAGGCGTGCTGTTCGTGGACGAGATATCCCATCTCGGAGACCTCCAGAGATACATACTCACCGCGATGCAGGAGAAATCCTTCCCCATCATGGGCAGGAACCCCCAATCCGCGGGAGCCAGCGTCAAAGTGGAGGACGTTCCGTGCGACTTCATCCTGGTGGCCGCATGCAACATGCAGGACATCGAGAACATCCTGTCCCCTCTCAGATCCAGGATCATAGGGAACGGATACGAGATACTCGTGGACATCGCGATGCCCGACAACGACCGCAACAGAGCCAAATACGCCCAATTCGTGGCCCAGGAAGTCAACCTTGACGGGCACATACCCCACGCGGACATAGAGGCGGTAAAGCTCATAATCGAAGAGGGCAAACGCCGCGCCAGAGACGACAACCAATCCAACTCCCTCACCCTCAGGCTCAGGGAGCTGGGAGGGCTGATAAGATCTGCCGGAGACATAGCGGTGATGGAAGGCTCCGAGCTCATCACCGCCGACCACATACGCAGAGCCCTCAGAAGATCCCGCCCCGTGGAGGACCAGATCCGCGAAAGGTACGGATCGTACACCTCAGGCCTCTCCAAAGACGTATCTTCCGCACAGAAGGAAAGATCCGGATACTATTACCAGACAGACCACGTCGACGACAGCATGTTCTCGTGA
- a CDS encoding GNAT family N-acetyltransferase, protein MSQWPHGQFIAEDVFGNALGAICGSRLDGGRASISLFAVESSFRGKGVGGMLLDAFRRRCFMDGYGTIQLEVRTANSNAIAFYKKRGFVCSEFLPHFYGDGGDAYRMVAFSSGCRAS, encoded by the coding sequence ATGTCGCAGTGGCCGCATGGCCAGTTCATCGCCGAGGATGTCTTCGGCAATGCCCTCGGTGCCATCTGCGGCTCCAGACTTGACGGGGGGAGGGCATCCATTTCCCTCTTCGCCGTGGAGTCTTCTTTTCGTGGCAAGGGGGTAGGCGGGATGCTACTGGACGCATTCCGCAGGAGATGCTTCATGGACGGGTATGGCACCATCCAATTGGAAGTCCGCACCGCGAATTCCAATGCCATAGCGTTCTACAAAAAGCGCGGATTCGTGTGCTCCGAGTTTCTGCCGCATTTCTACGGGGACGGCGGAGACGCCTATCGCATGGTGGCTTTCTCGTCTGGCTGCAGAGCGTCATAA
- a CDS encoding lamin tail domain-containing protein, with translation MDAKKLSALAAALIAALCATQISESGSDADVSYGVLISEFNPFDWEGVTLTNYGEKAVDLNGWYLSDGEGKCVFSYYRLDAKSSVTVVRPDSSPKSSFADRENVIDVDSAVLKADSQYLFANGGDQVYLYDSSGFCVDALCYGSKTIDDASIWSGSSLTISGSDVYAVRNGSVDSDTASDWKITNGASAGYEFDPSLQYRATVTPFVFPDSGGVPIYEAISSAKSSVHIEMYQLTNKNMYALLCDLAEKGVEVTLLLESNPYKSDQSGVAPSLKALVNAGGEVKLIGGMSGDRFNLVHAKYAIVDGKTTIVTSENWTVDNLNGKIMNGTYSEDYGNRGWGAIIESKDYASYMEGVFSADISGKDVRDFSEMSYSNVTPASLRYSKPQSGNFKSYSASVCPILSPNNSWDSEMYWIDRAVDRIYVQQQSLDQSYEDWTESSSPLYHLNSKAISGADVRLILNSGSENDRVYVENYVESVNKGSMIDAAAMDKPYVHNKGLVCDDVAIVSSVNWTYPSFTTNREVGVAILSSDVAGYFASVFESDFDKNYAYEGLSVTITTTDKTYELGKTVTFKVSVTPAGTYTYDWDFGDGQTKTTKVPSATVTVKEGSHILKVTVSDSSGDSASASEKYVVQPSGESQNSDDGSGSGGWLKYAAIGIIILFVALIGLSRLKR, from the coding sequence ATGGATGCGAAGAAGCTATCGGCCCTCGCGGCGGCTCTGATCGCGGCGCTATGCGCGACTCAGATTTCCGAATCCGGTTCGGATGCGGATGTCTCGTACGGGGTGCTCATCAGCGAGTTCAATCCCTTCGATTGGGAAGGGGTCACATTGACCAATTACGGCGAAAAAGCCGTCGACCTGAACGGTTGGTATCTGAGCGACGGAGAAGGCAAATGCGTTTTCTCATACTATAGGCTGGACGCCAAGAGTTCGGTCACTGTCGTCAGGCCGGACAGCAGTCCGAAGAGCTCCTTTGCCGACCGCGAAAATGTGATCGACGTCGACAGCGCCGTTCTGAAAGCGGATAGCCAATATCTCTTCGCAAATGGCGGGGACCAGGTTTACCTGTATGATTCCTCCGGCTTCTGTGTGGATGCATTGTGCTACGGCAGCAAGACCATCGACGACGCATCGATCTGGAGCGGGAGTTCTTTAACGATTTCTGGAAGCGACGTTTACGCGGTCAGGAACGGCTCCGTGGATTCTGACACAGCCTCTGACTGGAAGATCACAAACGGCGCGTCGGCCGGATATGAGTTCGATCCCAGCCTGCAATATCGGGCCACCGTCACACCTTTCGTTTTCCCTGACAGCGGCGGGGTCCCGATCTATGAGGCCATAAGCTCTGCCAAGAGTTCGGTGCACATCGAGATGTATCAGCTCACCAACAAGAACATGTACGCGCTCCTGTGCGATTTGGCCGAGAAGGGAGTCGAAGTCACTCTCCTGCTGGAATCCAACCCTTACAAATCCGATCAGTCCGGGGTCGCACCCAGTTTGAAGGCGCTTGTGAACGCAGGCGGCGAGGTGAAACTGATCGGAGGGATGTCCGGAGACCGCTTCAATCTCGTCCATGCGAAATACGCTATCGTCGACGGCAAGACGACCATCGTCACTTCCGAGAACTGGACCGTAGACAATCTCAACGGCAAAATCATGAACGGCACATACAGCGAAGACTATGGCAACCGCGGATGGGGAGCTATAATCGAGAGCAAGGATTATGCCTCCTATATGGAGGGCGTTTTCTCAGCCGACATCAGCGGCAAGGATGTCAGAGATTTCTCTGAGATGAGCTATTCCAACGTCACCCCAGCGAGTCTTCGGTACAGCAAGCCGCAGAGCGGGAATTTCAAGTCTTATTCGGCGTCGGTCTGCCCCATATTATCGCCTAACAACTCGTGGGACAGCGAGATGTATTGGATCGACAGGGCGGTCGATCGCATCTATGTCCAGCAGCAATCTTTGGACCAGTCATATGAGGACTGGACCGAGTCTTCTTCGCCTCTGTATCATCTGAATTCCAAAGCTATTTCGGGGGCAGACGTCAGGCTCATCCTGAATTCCGGAAGCGAAAACGATCGGGTTTATGTTGAAAATTACGTCGAGAGCGTAAACAAGGGCAGCATGATAGATGCCGCCGCCATGGATAAGCCCTATGTGCACAACAAAGGATTGGTTTGCGATGACGTTGCCATAGTGTCGTCGGTGAATTGGACTTACCCTTCGTTCACTACCAACAGGGAAGTGGGCGTCGCGATACTTTCCTCGGATGTGGCCGGCTATTTCGCCAGCGTATTCGAGAGCGATTTCGATAAGAATTACGCGTACGAGGGTCTTTCCGTCACGATAACGACCACCGACAAGACATACGAGCTTGGAAAGACGGTGACGTTCAAGGTCAGCGTGACCCCTGCCGGAACGTACACTTACGATTGGGATTTCGGCGACGGCCAGACCAAGACCACCAAGGTCCCGAGCGCTACGGTCACGGTAAAGGAAGGTTCTCATATCTTGAAAGTGACCGTATCCGATTCCTCCGGAGATTCGGCCAGCGCCTCAGAGAAATACGTGGTGCAGCCATCCGGCGAGAGCCAGAATTCCGATGACGGAAGCGGTTCCGGAGGTTGGCTGAAATACGCCGCCATCGGGATAATCATCCTGTTCGTCGCTCTGATCGGGCTTTCCAGACTGAAGAGATGA
- a CDS encoding lamin tail domain-containing protein, with product MDAKMALVVLLMLLIPASVSWDSDGASPTLLIRAFDPYGEAIAVSNPGPGTADLFEFSLTDGEGTWAFKESFIIPAGSTVAFSSDPKCESFGGRYHIVVLGEEGFSKGKGSLVLNNTGDEIYLMKDGAVIDAVCYGNKKIDEGDIWSGPPADVKKGYYTLRVGGDTNTAEDWATRRPGVTEVDFDPKITYQAEVTPFLFPDSGGVPIYRALEAAEERVQIALYLLSSKNIFSLLCDLEDRGVDVTLLLEANPLGIDLIAYLPLMKALANHGGEIYLIGGDGERFPYMHAKYAIIDGYRTIILTENWTSDNLNGNVRPCSYGDDTGNRGWGAVIDSADLAFFMEQIFSNDIDMGYGDVRKFVDAYPNARAAGNLVYSSPEGEYGEAFQASVLPFLSPDGSFEAESYYMGISAERVYSQQQSIGSSMRDVAEGSPIWCMAQAASRGVDTRLIICELSAGSYSDELCAETLIKAASMRVPYVHNKGLVCDDVAIVASVNWTDNSFSMNREFGVAIESADVAGFFAEAFLRDHARCYLYEGFTAEITEMKSRYRYGEEAVFSVTMSAIGDYSYEWDLGDGRVRVTSIPRMSFWPSEGEHMMVVTVSDGSGFSCTASAAYSSDKDPSIAGGISGLLDGFGLLPSYFALAAVTIVLAVVYALARHYKQVRGDM from the coding sequence ATGGACGCTAAGATGGCCTTGGTCGTGTTGCTGATGCTCCTGATTCCGGCTTCTGTATCATGGGATTCTGACGGGGCTTCGCCAACTCTGCTGATCCGTGCTTTCGATCCCTATGGGGAAGCCATCGCAGTGTCCAACCCAGGTCCTGGAACCGCCGATCTTTTTGAATTTTCCCTGACAGATGGAGAAGGGACTTGGGCATTCAAAGAATCGTTCATCATTCCCGCGGGTTCGACAGTCGCATTCTCATCCGATCCGAAATGCGAATCGTTCGGCGGAAGGTACCACATCGTAGTTCTAGGCGAAGAAGGATTCTCAAAGGGCAAAGGCTCCCTTGTGCTCAACAATACCGGCGACGAGATCTATCTGATGAAGGATGGGGCGGTGATCGATGCCGTCTGCTATGGGAACAAGAAGATCGATGAGGGAGACATATGGTCCGGGCCTCCCGCCGATGTTAAAAAGGGATACTATACGCTCAGGGTCGGAGGGGACACCAATACCGCGGAAGATTGGGCAACCCGCCGTCCGGGCGTTACCGAAGTCGATTTCGATCCTAAAATCACGTATCAGGCAGAAGTGACCCCCTTCCTGTTCCCAGACAGCGGAGGCGTTCCCATCTACAGGGCATTGGAAGCAGCCGAGGAAAGGGTGCAGATAGCGCTTTATCTGCTCAGCAGCAAGAATATATTCTCCCTTCTGTGCGATTTGGAGGATAGGGGAGTAGATGTCACGCTCCTTCTGGAAGCGAATCCTCTTGGGATCGATCTGATAGCTTATCTGCCTCTGATGAAAGCTTTAGCGAACCACGGGGGCGAGATATATCTGATAGGAGGCGACGGCGAGCGCTTCCCATATATGCATGCCAAATACGCAATCATCGACGGGTATAGGACCATCATTTTGACCGAGAATTGGACGTCAGACAATCTGAACGGCAACGTCCGTCCGTGCTCTTACGGGGACGATACCGGAAACAGAGGGTGGGGCGCCGTAATAGACAGCGCAGACCTGGCGTTCTTCATGGAGCAGATTTTCTCCAACGACATCGACATGGGTTACGGAGACGTCAGGAAATTCGTAGATGCGTATCCGAATGCGAGGGCAGCCGGCAATCTCGTTTATTCATCTCCGGAAGGCGAATATGGCGAAGCATTCCAAGCGTCCGTGCTGCCTTTCCTTTCTCCGGACGGTTCGTTCGAAGCCGAATCATATTACATGGGCATCTCCGCGGAGAGGGTATACTCTCAGCAGCAAAGCATAGGGTCGTCCATGAGGGACGTCGCCGAAGGCTCGCCTATCTGGTGCATGGCTCAGGCCGCTTCCAGAGGCGTGGACACCAGGCTGATAATCTGCGAATTATCGGCCGGAAGCTATTCGGATGAGCTTTGCGCCGAGACGCTGATCAAGGCGGCATCGATGAGGGTCCCATACGTCCACAATAAAGGGCTGGTATGCGATGACGTCGCCATCGTCGCGTCAGTGAATTGGACGGACAATTCGTTCTCGATGAACAGGGAATTCGGCGTGGCGATAGAGTCGGCGGATGTGGCAGGATTCTTCGCCGAAGCTTTCCTCAGGGATCATGCCAGATGTTATCTTTATGAGGGATTCACGGCCGAGATAACGGAGATGAAAAGCAGGTATCGCTATGGGGAGGAGGCCGTTTTCTCGGTAACGATGTCGGCCATCGGCGATTATTCCTACGAATGGGATCTGGGGGATGGCAGGGTGAGGGTCACCTCGATTCCGCGCATGTCGTTCTGGCCTTCTGAAGGGGAGCACATGATGGTGGTTACGGTATCCGACGGATCGGGTTTCTCCTGCACCGCGTCTGCCGCTTATTCCTCCGACAAGGACCCATCAATCGCGGGTGGGATCTCCGGTCTGCTGGATGGTTTCGGTCTCCTTCCCTCATATTTTGCTTTAGCGGCCGTGACTATTGTTTTGGCAGTTGTATATGCCCTGGCGAGGCATTACAAGCAGGTCAGAGGCGATATGTAA
- a CDS encoding MFS transporter — translation MADKGLGRRALLFLILVLSIFGPLSTDMFLSGLPKMTVDFSAPESVMNMSLYLFMLAFAISILVLGPLSDKYGRRKILLITMSIYAVASVACCLTDNVWAFIAFRIVQAFGGGGAMCTAFALIKDCFTGEEMKSALSITAALGILGPILAPVIGTVLINISGWRATFWALTAVSLLCLSMGCLLPGNLPEERHEGSVIGALSRIKVVAGDRHFVLFMVMMCVFMAGQLAYISVSAYVFEIRFGLGTTEYSLVLAASCIFGLMLAAAIGRLKLSPRKSVAAILLLGLSSFALMLAIGGIHWAGLLLAIIPCCAVSTITRSFGFGILMGQRDGDNGSVSSTLNFTGFIAAFFGMIIASSFPSDLFVEGIATTLGICCLIYLACWAALRKDGYPLKGLE, via the coding sequence ATGGCCGACAAAGGATTGGGCCGCCGTGCGCTTCTGTTTCTGATACTGGTGCTCAGCATATTCGGCCCGCTGTCCACCGACATGTTCCTGTCTGGCCTGCCCAAAATGACCGTGGATTTCAGCGCGCCTGAGAGCGTAATGAACATGTCCCTGTACCTGTTCATGCTGGCGTTCGCCATCAGCATCCTGGTTCTGGGACCGCTGAGCGACAAATACGGCAGAAGAAAGATCCTGTTGATAACCATGTCCATCTATGCCGTAGCCAGCGTCGCCTGCTGCCTTACAGACAACGTATGGGCGTTCATCGCATTCAGGATTGTTCAGGCTTTCGGAGGCGGAGGCGCAATGTGCACTGCGTTCGCGCTGATCAAAGACTGCTTCACGGGAGAGGAGATGAAGTCGGCCCTTTCAATAACCGCCGCCCTGGGAATATTGGGGCCCATATTGGCGCCGGTCATAGGCACGGTCCTGATCAACATCTCAGGATGGAGAGCGACGTTCTGGGCCCTCACGGCAGTCTCTCTGCTCTGCCTGTCGATGGGGTGCCTTCTACCAGGGAACCTCCCCGAAGAGCGCCATGAGGGCTCTGTGATAGGTGCGCTGTCGCGGATTAAAGTGGTCGCCGGCGACAGGCATTTCGTGCTGTTCATGGTGATGATGTGCGTTTTCATGGCGGGCCAGCTGGCATACATCTCTGTCTCGGCTTACGTGTTCGAAATCCGCTTCGGGCTTGGCACAACGGAATACAGCCTGGTCCTGGCCGCGTCCTGCATATTCGGTCTGATGTTGGCGGCGGCGATCGGTCGCTTGAAACTGTCGCCGAGAAAAAGCGTGGCGGCGATTTTGCTGCTGGGGCTGTCTAGCTTCGCGCTGATGCTCGCGATCGGAGGGATCCATTGGGCTGGGCTCCTTCTGGCGATAATACCGTGCTGCGCCGTATCCACCATAACCCGTTCCTTCGGATTCGGCATATTGATGGGGCAAAGGGACGGTGACAACGGCTCTGTGTCGTCGACCCTCAATTTCACCGGATTCATCGCGGCGTTCTTCGGCATGATCATCGCATCCTCTTTCCCATCGGATCTGTTCGTGGAAGGCATCGCGACTACCCTAGGGATCTGCTGCCTCATCTATCTGGCTTGCTGGGCCGCTCTTCGCAAGGATGGATACCCATTGAAAGGATTGGAATGA
- the cadA gene encoding cadmium-translocating P-type ATPase, producing the protein MKVTLAQRIIIALAIFAVGMVLHHTHSISETAELPIFLAAYLIIGYDVLAGAFRNIMRGNFLDEKFLMMVASIGAFIIGSYEEGTAVMLFFQVGEWFEDRAVNSTRKSISDLMDIQPEYANLVTEDGIERVDPEEVMIGDMIEVLPGEKIPLDGSIVEGSSSLDTSALTGESVPRSVSVGEEVFSGSVNISAKLKICVTKEYADSTVSKVLELVEDSISRKAPVEKFITKFARYYTPAVIISAIFVAIIPLLFGQDPKVWIYRALTFLVVSCPCAVVISVPLGYFCGIGAASKLGILVKGGNYLEALAHASVVVFDKTGTLTEGKFGIDKIEAVGCSEEELLKLAAMAESGSNHPIAISLKKACSEGFDYSRIGSSEDRSGMGIATVIDGKTVLAGNRKLMALEGINVDTDESIFTTVYLARDGQYLGRIILSDMLKEGAKEMVGELKSVGISRTIMLTGDSRSIGEEVAARVGLDEAQCELLPADKISHLERIIDSKPEKTNVIFVGDGINDAPSISRADIGVAMGGLGSDAAIEAADVVIMDDKPEKVATTIKIAKRTNGIVKQNIVFALGVKFAILALSVVGIASMWIAVIGDVGVAIIAILNSMRCMRTSIYEKK; encoded by the coding sequence GTGAAAGTCACGCTCGCCCAGAGGATAATCATTGCCCTGGCGATATTTGCCGTGGGCATGGTCCTCCATCATACCCATTCCATTTCGGAGACCGCGGAGCTGCCCATATTTTTGGCCGCCTATCTCATCATAGGATACGATGTTTTGGCGGGTGCTTTCCGCAACATCATGCGCGGTAATTTCCTCGACGAGAAATTCCTGATGATGGTAGCCAGCATAGGCGCGTTCATCATCGGGTCATACGAGGAAGGGACGGCTGTCATGCTGTTCTTCCAGGTGGGGGAGTGGTTTGAAGACAGGGCCGTGAACTCGACCAGGAAATCAATCTCAGACCTCATGGACATCCAGCCGGAATATGCCAACCTCGTCACGGAGGACGGCATCGAGCGCGTGGATCCTGAGGAAGTGATGATAGGCGATATGATCGAGGTCCTGCCTGGGGAGAAGATACCTCTGGACGGGAGCATAGTCGAAGGGTCTTCTTCTCTGGATACCAGCGCCTTGACCGGGGAATCGGTTCCGAGAAGCGTGTCCGTCGGCGAAGAGGTATTCAGCGGATCGGTGAACATCAGCGCAAAGCTGAAGATCTGCGTAACCAAAGAGTACGCGGATTCCACTGTCTCCAAAGTTTTGGAGCTGGTCGAGGATTCGATATCGAGGAAAGCGCCGGTCGAGAAGTTCATTACCAAATTCGCGAGATATTACACCCCAGCCGTCATAATATCCGCCATATTCGTCGCCATCATACCCCTATTGTTCGGCCAGGACCCCAAGGTCTGGATATACAGGGCTCTGACCTTCCTGGTGGTTTCGTGCCCCTGCGCCGTGGTCATCTCCGTCCCTCTGGGATACTTCTGCGGGATAGGGGCGGCATCCAAGCTGGGCATCCTTGTCAAAGGCGGGAACTATCTAGAGGCTTTGGCCCACGCTTCAGTTGTCGTGTTCGACAAGACCGGCACCTTGACCGAGGGGAAGTTCGGCATCGACAAGATCGAAGCCGTAGGGTGCTCTGAAGAGGAGCTTCTCAAGCTGGCAGCCATGGCGGAATCCGGGTCCAACCATCCGATCGCCATATCCCTGAAGAAGGCGTGCTCCGAAGGTTTCGATTACAGCCGCATAGGCTCCTCCGAGGACCGCTCCGGAATGGGAATTGCCACTGTGATCGACGGGAAGACCGTCTTAGCCGGGAACAGGAAGCTGATGGCTCTGGAGGGCATAAACGTGGATACCGACGAGAGCATATTCACCACTGTCTATTTGGCGAGGGACGGCCAATATCTCGGGCGCATTATCCTATCTGACATGCTCAAAGAAGGGGCCAAAGAGATGGTAGGGGAACTGAAGTCCGTGGGCATAAGCAGGACAATCATGCTCACCGGCGATTCCAGATCCATCGGGGAGGAAGTGGCGGCCAGAGTCGGTTTGGACGAAGCCCAATGCGAGCTGCTTCCGGCAGACAAGATCAGCCATCTCGAAAGGATAATCGATTCCAAGCCGGAGAAAACTAATGTGATCTTTGTCGGGGACGGGATAAACGATGCCCCATCCATATCCCGCGCGGATATCGGAGTCGCCATGGGAGGGCTGGGGTCGGACGCCGCAATCGAGGCCGCCGACGTCGTCATCATGGACGATAAGCCGGAGAAAGTCGCCACGACGATAAAGATCGCGAAGCGCACCAACGGCATCGTCAAGCAGAACATCGTGTTCGCGCTGGGCGTCAAATTCGCCATCCTGGCTCTTTCCGTCGTGGGCATAGCCAGCATGTGGATCGCAGTCATCGGAGACGTGGGAGTGGCGATAATAGCCATCCTCAATTCGATGAGATGCATGCGCACTTCGATCTACGAGAAGAAGTGA
- a CDS encoding cation transporter has translation MKVVLKLEGLDCANCASKIENSVSKIDGVSDVNVTFMTQKMSFTTEREDVDAVVEAVSKEAMRVADDIKSVRRIK, from the coding sequence ATGAAAGTAGTGCTCAAGCTCGAAGGTTTGGATTGCGCCAATTGCGCTTCCAAGATAGAGAACAGCGTGTCCAAGATCGATGGCGTCAGCGACGTCAACGTGACGTTCATGACCCAGAAAATGTCGTTCACCACCGAAAGGGAGGACGTGGATGCTGTCGTAGAGGCTGTATCCAAAGAGGCCATGAGAGTCGCAGACGACATCAAATCCGTGAGAAGGATAAAGTGA